A stretch of the Sulfolobus acidocaldarius SUSAZ genome encodes the following:
- a CDS encoding sodium:proton antiporter, with translation METDEIYVALLELFSLLALAQGGRLLLRKYFIPALVAEIIVGIVFSPYALGGIINSILQVSLFSINNYIVLFANFSVILLIFAAGLSHGFKNLRSSGFLGFLAATLGAVIPTYLVFVVFSIVYDPQVALLMGAASAATSLAATVSIVDEYKLYRENFSRLLISAAAIDDVVALIILSTVVELITLGSLPFVQTTLKVLELSLAWIVIFFVAVFLIPKILTVVRDEIVDNISLVILFVLVLIMLVVGFSPIIAAFIAGVAIAESVKSKRVNGFTETLISIFGPLFFVYVGMETPFYIFFNLNDLLLGLLLSFLAIVGKIFGILPVAYFYTKNLKQSIITAVGMIPRGEIGLVVATVGLSGNVLDVSQYSQIVIMALITTFLGSYIFSTLIRKWIIVKSG, from the coding sequence GTGGAAACAGATGAAATATATGTAGCATTACTTGAGTTATTCTCACTACTAGCTCTCGCTCAAGGTGGTAGACTACTTCTTCGGAAATATTTTATCCCAGCCCTTGTAGCTGAAATAATAGTTGGGATTGTATTCAGCCCTTACGCTCTAGGAGGTATAATTAACAGTATTTTGCAGGTTAGTCTATTTTCCATTAACAATTATATAGTTTTATTTGCAAACTTCTCAGTAATTCTGCTTATTTTCGCCGCAGGTCTTTCGCACGGTTTTAAGAACCTTAGATCCTCCGGATTTCTAGGCTTTTTGGCAGCTACTTTAGGTGCAGTGATCCCCACTTACCTAGTGTTCGTAGTATTTTCTATAGTCTACGATCCACAGGTAGCCCTACTCATGGGTGCAGCGAGCGCAGCAACCAGCCTAGCTGCAACTGTATCCATAGTGGATGAATATAAGTTATATAGAGAAAATTTTTCCAGGCTCCTTATATCTGCTGCAGCTATAGATGATGTAGTTGCACTGATAATCTTATCCACAGTGGTGGAATTAATAACACTAGGTAGTCTTCCCTTTGTTCAAACCACACTAAAAGTTCTTGAACTTTCACTGGCGTGGATAGTCATATTTTTTGTGGCAGTATTTTTGATTCCTAAAATTTTGACCGTAGTTAGAGATGAGATAGTAGACAATATATCGCTGGTAATCTTGTTTGTCCTAGTTCTGATTATGCTTGTGGTTGGCTTCTCGCCTATCATAGCTGCTTTCATCGCAGGTGTAGCTATAGCAGAGAGCGTAAAGTCAAAAAGAGTTAATGGATTCACTGAAACCCTTATTTCCATATTTGGTCCTCTGTTTTTTGTCTATGTAGGTATGGAAACTCCATTCTACATTTTCTTTAATTTAAATGATTTACTTTTGGGTTTACTGCTATCGTTTCTTGCGATTGTAGGGAAAATATTTGGGATATTACCTGTTGCCTACTTTTACACTAAGAACCTGAAGCAATCTATTATCACAGCTGTAGGTATGATACCTAGAGGAGAAATTGGTCTAGTTGTTGCAACTGTTGGGTTATCAGGAAATGTTCTTGATGTATCTCAATACTCGCAAATAGTGATTATGGCTCTAATTACTACATTCTTGGGAAGCTACATATTTTCAACTCTCATTAGAAAGTGGATAATTGTTAAGTCAGGTTAA
- a CDS encoding CoA transferase — translation MIVEHMIKAIAEILGDGEKVYVGLNSILPALGSFLARDVYHKNIRIYGVAEADNPLDITISPSTGDPMLAQYTPVFTTVDLFDLVQKGKLDVMFLGPIQIDEEININVSVIGSYEKPKVRLPGGAATAFMMPLIRKLILWNFRHNRQSFPKRVDFVTGTAKHSKNEVYVVTNLGVLHFNREKNRWEVIVLYPWSNINEIKSNTGFDVYEGDIKEIRVTDKDIEYIRKLDPYNLREGLIK, via the coding sequence GTGATAGTAGAGCATATGATTAAAGCAATAGCGGAGATATTGGGAGACGGCGAGAAAGTATATGTTGGCTTAAATTCCATACTACCTGCATTAGGCTCCTTTCTAGCTAGAGACGTATATCATAAGAATATAAGAATATATGGCGTGGCAGAGGCTGATAACCCTCTAGATATAACAATTTCACCATCAACAGGAGATCCAATGCTAGCTCAATATACTCCAGTGTTTACCACAGTTGACTTATTTGATTTAGTTCAGAAGGGTAAACTAGATGTTATGTTCTTAGGACCAATTCAAATAGATGAAGAAATTAACATTAATGTTTCAGTTATAGGAAGCTATGAAAAACCTAAAGTGAGGTTACCTGGGGGTGCGGCGACAGCATTTATGATGCCACTAATAAGAAAACTAATACTGTGGAATTTCAGACATAATAGACAGAGTTTCCCTAAAAGAGTTGACTTTGTAACCGGGACAGCTAAACATTCTAAGAACGAAGTATATGTAGTTACAAATTTAGGAGTTCTTCATTTTAATAGGGAAAAGAATAGATGGGAAGTGATAGTTCTGTACCCCTGGAGTAATATTAACGAAATAAAGAGCAATACGGGATTTGATGTCTATGAGGGTGATATCAAGGAAATTAGAGTAACTGACAAGGACATAGAATACATTAGGAAACTGGATCCTTACAACCTGAGAGAAGGATTGATAAAATAA
- a CDS encoding CoA transferase: protein MSKLVSLDRAIKLVKEGDWITISGISFHRNPMGFIFALVNSDVRNLGFVDREPGLGLEILLKYNVVKKIRAAMATLEWLGIPSNFRKKVESGEVEFLEDSCGAFIAGIRAGAFGIPFMPVKGVLGSDLVKLHEKAGSWRVAKDPFSGQEILLVKAITPDVAIIHVHKADEEGNAEIMGPLFEDEFKAKASRTVIITAEEIVPRSYFYGKRPTINADYVTAVVELPRGAEPTSMFGVYDVDWGKVLELIQPI, encoded by the coding sequence ATGTCAAAACTAGTGAGCTTAGACAGAGCTATAAAGCTAGTTAAGGAGGGAGATTGGATCACAATAAGTGGTATATCATTTCATAGAAATCCCATGGGCTTTATATTTGCGCTAGTGAATAGTGATGTAAGAAATTTGGGATTTGTGGATAGAGAGCCAGGTTTAGGTCTGGAGATCTTACTTAAGTATAACGTTGTGAAGAAAATAAGGGCTGCAATGGCAACATTGGAATGGCTAGGTATTCCTTCAAACTTCAGGAAAAAAGTAGAGAGCGGTGAAGTTGAATTTCTTGAGGATAGCTGTGGTGCGTTTATAGCAGGAATAAGGGCAGGGGCTTTTGGAATCCCATTTATGCCCGTTAAAGGTGTACTTGGGTCTGATCTGGTAAAATTACATGAAAAAGCTGGAAGTTGGAGAGTTGCCAAGGATCCTTTCTCAGGACAAGAGATTCTGTTGGTTAAAGCGATTACTCCAGATGTAGCTATAATACACGTCCATAAAGCAGACGAGGAGGGAAATGCAGAGATTATGGGACCTTTATTTGAAGACGAGTTTAAGGCAAAGGCGTCAAGGACTGTTATTATAACAGCTGAAGAGATAGTGCCTAGATCCTACTTTTACGGCAAGAGACCCACAATTAATGCAGACTATGTGACTGCTGTTGTGGAGCTTCCAAGGGGTGCAGAACCAACAAGTATGTTTGGAGTGTATGACGTTGACTGGGGAAAAGTTCTCGAGCTCATTCAACCTATTTGA
- a CDS encoding 5-oxoprolinase produces MTTWEVIDKATTFIAEEMGVMLKKSALSPNIRERMDHSCAIIDSQGRIVAQAEHIPVHLGSFKVAVVNVLKYLGDEIKPGENYIFNDPYVSGTHLNDVGLLTPIDYQGKIVGYVVNKAHQVDVGGPIPGSLNPLAKTLYEEGIVIPPVKLDERVIKIIKENFKMPEVSIGDLRAQLSANSLGVIRVRQLIEKYGLQNVEEGWDETIEYTRNVVSNINWKEGDYQAEDYLEWEDKLLPIKLTLKVRKDRVTADFSGTHPQIDGPLNAVYGVTYSAVSFAIRSALGKSVSTNEGFYSFVEVKADEGTLVNPVKPAPVSGGNVETSQRLADVTFLSLSKFLPVPAASSGTMMNIMMGGFYKGRYWSYYETIGGGSGARPTEDGVSAVHSNMTNTLNTPIEVAESVYPLLFTSYTVRVGSGGKGKYKGGDGIIRSFKVLSPTRLALMADRFIIGPWGLNGGERGKPGKATVRKRSGELVSLKSKCVVELEEGDEVIIETLGGGGYGSSGEGS; encoded by the coding sequence GTGACAACGTGGGAGGTAATCGATAAGGCTACAACATTTATAGCTGAAGAAATGGGTGTGATGTTAAAGAAATCCGCATTATCTCCTAACATAAGGGAGAGAATGGACCATAGTTGCGCTATTATAGATAGCCAAGGGAGGATTGTTGCACAAGCAGAGCACATCCCAGTCCATTTAGGCTCGTTTAAGGTTGCCGTGGTAAACGTTCTCAAGTATCTAGGAGATGAAATTAAGCCAGGGGAGAATTACATCTTTAATGACCCTTACGTGTCAGGTACACATCTAAATGACGTCGGGCTATTGACTCCTATAGACTATCAAGGGAAGATAGTCGGATATGTTGTAAATAAAGCCCATCAAGTAGACGTTGGTGGTCCAATCCCTGGAAGTCTAAATCCCTTAGCTAAAACATTGTATGAAGAGGGAATAGTGATACCTCCTGTTAAGCTAGATGAGAGAGTAATAAAGATCATAAAGGAGAATTTTAAGATGCCTGAAGTCTCCATTGGTGATCTAAGAGCTCAGCTATCTGCAAACAGTTTAGGAGTAATTAGAGTAAGACAACTAATAGAGAAATATGGTTTGCAGAATGTAGAAGAGGGTTGGGACGAAACCATAGAGTATACGAGAAATGTGGTTAGTAACATTAATTGGAAGGAGGGCGATTATCAAGCTGAAGACTATTTAGAATGGGAGGATAAACTACTGCCCATTAAACTCACCTTGAAGGTGAGAAAGGATAGAGTTACCGCAGATTTCAGTGGAACTCATCCACAGATTGATGGTCCCTTGAATGCAGTTTACGGGGTAACCTATTCTGCAGTGTCATTTGCTATAAGATCAGCGTTAGGTAAGTCAGTGTCAACCAATGAAGGTTTTTACTCATTTGTCGAAGTTAAAGCCGACGAAGGTACTTTAGTTAATCCAGTTAAGCCTGCCCCAGTTAGTGGAGGCAATGTGGAGACATCGCAAAGGTTAGCTGATGTTACTTTCTTATCCCTATCAAAATTCTTACCTGTTCCAGCAGCAAGCTCAGGAACTATGATGAACATTATGATGGGAGGCTTTTACAAAGGAAGGTATTGGTCGTACTATGAGACAATTGGAGGAGGCAGCGGGGCGAGACCAACTGAAGACGGTGTTTCTGCAGTCCACTCAAACATGACAAATACACTAAATACTCCCATTGAAGTTGCTGAAAGCGTCTATCCTTTGCTATTTACATCATATACTGTGAGAGTGGGAAGTGGAGGGAAAGGAAAGTATAAGGGTGGAGATGGAATTATTAGGTCCTTCAAAGTACTATCTCCCACTAGATTAGCCTTAATGGCTGATAGGTTTATTATTGGTCCGTGGGGTCTTAACGGAGGAGAAAGGGGAAAACCTGGTAAAGCTACAGTTAGGAAGAGGAGTGGTGAACTGGTAAGTTTAAAGAGTAAGTGTGTTGTTGAGTTGGAGGAAGGGGATGAAGTAATAATTGAGACTCTAGGTGGAGGAGGATATGGTTCGAGTGGTGAAGGTTCTTAA